The following are from one region of the Streptomyces fradiae genome:
- a CDS encoding Lrp/AsnC family transcriptional regulator, translating to MDRIDLHILRELQADGRLSNQELAQRVGLSPSPCMRRVRQLEQDGVIRGYRAIIDPEAVGRGFEVLVSVEVKRDRETVEAFEEALQDIPDVIEAYRLFGSPGCLLRIAVADLSAYERLWIERLTTLVGVTEVNSQIIMKRVKEPRGLPVER from the coding sequence ATGGACCGAATCGATCTGCACATCTTGCGCGAGCTCCAGGCGGACGGCCGGCTGAGCAACCAGGAGCTGGCCCAGCGGGTGGGCCTGAGCCCGTCCCCCTGCATGCGGCGGGTGCGCCAGCTGGAGCAGGACGGGGTGATCCGGGGGTACCGCGCGATCATCGACCCGGAGGCCGTGGGGCGCGGCTTCGAGGTGCTGGTCTCGGTCGAGGTGAAGCGGGACCGGGAGACCGTCGAGGCCTTCGAGGAGGCCCTCCAGGACATCCCGGACGTGATCGAGGCGTACCGCCTCTTCGGCAGCCCGGGCTGCCTGCTGCGGATCGCGGTCGCCGACCTCTCGGCGTACGAGCGGCTGTGGATCGAGCGGCTGACCACGCTCGTCGGGGTCACCGAGGTGAACTCGCAGATCATCATGAAGCGGGTCAAGGAGCCACGAGGTCTGCCCGTGGAGCGCTGA
- a CDS encoding hydrolase, whose amino-acid sequence MPGLMRSTRRRFAALTACGALVAAAAGALGSPAVAAPTGADTDIATATATATAQSADAAAATPTRVLFDNSKAETAGNADWIIGTGQPDPLTQDATPTVETDWTGAISAWGVALQKTGRYSLKTLPSGGTITYGTTAATDLQNFDTFVLPEPNIRLSASEKTAVMKFVQNGGGLFLVSDHTVADRNNDGWDALAIINDLMTNNGVDNTDPFGFSVDVLNIQTDNPRAISSSTDPVLNGAFGKVTGSIIRSGTTATLKPADNPSVKGLVYRTGYSGNTGAFFATSTFGSGRVAFWGDSSPIDDGTGQSGNTLYDGWNDPAGTNAALALNATDWLSEASTDGGGGGGGTCTAGQLLGNPGFESGDTVWTASSGVITDDTARPARTGSYKAWLGGYGSAHTDTLSQTVTVPAGCTTAALSFYTRIDTAETTTTTAYDKLKVEVLNSSGTVLSTLATYSNLNKSSGYVQRGFSLAAYAGQTVTLRFTGTEGSQLQTSFVIDDTSLTVG is encoded by the coding sequence ATGCCCGGACTCATGAGGTCCACCCGCCGCCGCTTCGCCGCGCTGACCGCCTGCGGCGCCCTGGTCGCCGCCGCGGCCGGCGCCCTCGGCTCCCCCGCGGTCGCCGCCCCGACCGGCGCCGACACCGACATCGCCACCGCCACCGCCACCGCCACCGCTCAGTCGGCCGACGCCGCCGCGGCCACGCCGACCCGCGTGCTGTTCGACAACTCCAAGGCGGAGACGGCCGGAAACGCCGACTGGATCATCGGCACCGGCCAGCCCGACCCGCTCACCCAGGACGCGACGCCCACCGTCGAGACCGACTGGACCGGCGCGATCTCGGCCTGGGGCGTGGCCCTGCAGAAGACCGGCCGCTACTCGCTCAAGACCCTGCCGTCCGGCGGCACCATCACCTACGGCACGACGGCCGCCACCGACCTGCAGAACTTCGACACCTTCGTGCTGCCCGAGCCCAACATCCGGCTCAGCGCGAGCGAGAAGACCGCCGTGATGAAGTTCGTCCAGAACGGCGGCGGCCTCTTCCTGGTCTCCGACCACACGGTGGCCGACCGCAACAACGACGGCTGGGACGCCCTCGCCATCATCAACGACCTGATGACGAACAACGGCGTCGACAACACCGACCCGTTCGGCTTCAGCGTCGACGTGCTGAACATCCAGACCGACAACCCGCGGGCGATCAGCAGCAGCACCGACCCGGTGCTCAACGGCGCCTTCGGCAAGGTGACCGGCAGCATCATCCGCAGCGGCACCACCGCCACCCTCAAGCCGGCCGACAACCCGTCCGTCAAGGGCCTCGTCTACCGCACCGGCTACTCCGGCAACACCGGCGCCTTCTTCGCGACCAGCACCTTCGGCAGCGGCCGGGTCGCGTTCTGGGGCGACAGCTCGCCGATCGACGACGGCACCGGCCAGTCCGGGAACACGCTCTACGACGGCTGGAACGACCCCGCCGGCACCAACGCGGCCCTCGCGCTCAACGCCACCGACTGGCTGTCCGAGGCCTCCACCGACGGCGGTGGCGGGGGCGGGGGCACCTGCACCGCGGGCCAGCTGCTCGGCAACCCCGGCTTCGAGTCGGGCGACACCGTCTGGACCGCCTCCTCCGGCGTCATCACCGATGACACCGCCCGACCGGCCCGCACCGGCTCCTACAAGGCCTGGCTGGGCGGTTACGGCTCCGCGCACACCGACACGCTCTCCCAGACGGTGACCGTCCCGGCCGGCTGCACCACCGCCGCGCTGAGCTTCTACACCCGGATCGACACCGCCGAGACCACCACGACCACGGCCTACGACAAGCTCAAGGTCGAGGTCCTGAACAGCTCGGGCACGGTCCTGTCCACGCTGGCGACGTACTCCAACCTCAACAAGTCCAGCGGCTACGTCCAGCGCGGCTTCAGCCTCGCCGCGTACGCCGGGCAGACGGTGACGCTGCGGTTCACCGGCACCGAGGGCTCCCAGCTCCAGACCTCCTTCGTGATCGACGACACCTCGCTCACCGTGGGCTGA
- a CDS encoding alpha/beta fold hydrolase → MTFLSRAGTALVAVLTAAACAVSAPGAARDTGGAGGPAAAGPPALTGHRPCPGQPDLTCADLTVPLDRSGAVPGTLTLRTALYGPADAPRGTLLFLTGGPGQPGVPFVERIRSRLPKALAAYRLVMIDQRGTGGTAVDCPALQKEVGSSDTVAPSPGAVTACADVLGPRRGLYTTADTVADLEDLRRALGVPSWTLDGVSYGTFTAGQYALTHPRRVRRLVLDSVVPLDGAGVLYEASFARSGEVLRTACREQRCGFDPAADLAKVVRRDGNGVGVFNLLVLASIIDPKLNDPRFGILSALHASARGDRARLDGLVAGFAESSGEPPEEFSSGLHAATLCADSRWPWGDSSAPAEGREQALRRALARIRPADVWPFQRDTAAAQGIPRTCLPWPSTRPNRPAPGHTLTMPVLLLAGDRDLSTPLDWARAVAAANPTAELTIVPGSGHSTQSRGDGAGAAEAFLLR, encoded by the coding sequence ATGACCTTCCTGAGCAGAGCCGGTACGGCGCTGGTGGCGGTCCTGACGGCGGCGGCCTGCGCCGTCTCGGCGCCCGGCGCGGCCCGGGACACCGGGGGCGCGGGCGGCCCCGCGGCGGCCGGCCCGCCCGCGCTGACCGGCCACCGCCCGTGCCCCGGGCAGCCGGACCTGACCTGCGCCGACCTGACCGTGCCGCTCGACCGCAGCGGCGCCGTGCCCGGCACGCTCACCCTGCGAACGGCGCTGTACGGGCCGGCCGACGCGCCCCGCGGCACGCTGCTCTTCCTCACCGGCGGTCCGGGCCAGCCCGGTGTGCCGTTCGTGGAGCGGATCCGCTCCCGGCTGCCCAAGGCCCTCGCCGCGTACCGTCTGGTGATGATCGACCAGCGCGGCACCGGCGGCACCGCCGTCGACTGCCCCGCGCTGCAGAAGGAGGTCGGCAGCAGCGACACCGTCGCCCCGAGCCCGGGCGCCGTGACCGCCTGCGCCGACGTCCTCGGCCCGCGCCGCGGCCTCTACACCACCGCCGACACGGTCGCCGACCTGGAAGACCTGCGGCGGGCGCTCGGCGTGCCGTCCTGGACCCTCGACGGGGTCTCGTACGGCACGTTCACCGCCGGGCAGTACGCGCTGACGCATCCGCGGCGGGTGCGCCGCCTTGTCCTGGACTCGGTGGTGCCGCTCGACGGCGCGGGCGTGCTGTACGAGGCGTCGTTCGCCCGCTCCGGCGAGGTGCTGCGCACGGCCTGCCGCGAACAGCGATGCGGCTTCGACCCGGCGGCGGACCTGGCAAAGGTGGTCCGGCGGGACGGCAACGGCGTCGGGGTGTTCAACCTGCTGGTCCTGGCGAGCATCATCGACCCGAAGCTGAACGACCCCCGTTTCGGCATCCTGTCCGCCCTGCACGCCTCGGCGCGCGGCGACCGGGCCCGCCTCGACGGCCTGGTGGCCGGCTTCGCCGAGTCCTCCGGCGAGCCGCCGGAGGAGTTCAGCTCCGGCCTGCACGCGGCGACCCTGTGCGCCGACTCGCGCTGGCCGTGGGGCGATTCCTCCGCGCCGGCCGAGGGCCGCGAGCAGGCCCTGCGACGGGCGCTGGCCCGGATCCGCCCGGCCGACGTATGGCCGTTCCAGCGCGACACCGCCGCCGCCCAGGGCATCCCACGCACCTGCCTCCCCTGGCCCTCCACCCGCCCCAACCGCCCCGCCCCGGGCCACACCCTGACGATGCCGGTCCTGCTGCTCGCCGGCGACCGCGACCTGTCGACCCCGCTCGACTGGGCCAGGGCCGTCGCCGCCGCCAACCCGACGGCGGAGCTCACCATCGTCCCGGGCTCGGGCCACTCCACACAGAGCCGTGGCGATGGCGCCGGTGCCGCGGAGGCGTTCCTGC
- a CDS encoding asparaginase has protein sequence MKWTRDTRQRRIVVISTGGTIASRWTGSGYAADASGDDVVATAAVPDNIDVEVLDLFNVNSSRMTTDRQLALLHAVHKILADPGVDGIVVTHGTDTLEESAFFLDLHHADARPVVFTGAQRPFGTGDGDGPGNLYDALQVAATVRGLGVLVVFDGLVHAARGTVKTKTLDSDPFADPSGRRVGRLGFGQVDVEREPERPAALPLPAPATAAPRVDIVMHHSDGDAVLFDASVAAGARGIVLVGTGAGNATPEIAEAVARAVDQGVHVVLSTRVSSGTVAEVYTGGGAVDLAAAGAVLAGTLRPGQARIALLAALLADTAGPERRTHLLRGLLEGPVRAEPVLAATH, from the coding sequence ATGAAGTGGACGCGCGACACCCGGCAGCGCCGCATCGTGGTCATCAGCACCGGCGGCACCATCGCCAGCCGCTGGACCGGCAGCGGCTACGCCGCCGACGCCTCCGGCGACGACGTCGTGGCCACCGCCGCCGTACCGGACAACATCGACGTCGAGGTCCTCGACCTCTTCAACGTCAACAGCTCCCGGATGACCACCGACCGCCAGCTCGCCCTGCTGCACGCCGTCCACAAGATCCTCGCCGATCCCGGCGTCGACGGCATCGTCGTCACCCACGGCACCGACACCCTCGAGGAGTCGGCCTTCTTCCTGGACCTGCACCACGCCGACGCCCGCCCGGTCGTCTTCACCGGTGCCCAGCGCCCCTTCGGCACCGGCGACGGCGACGGTCCCGGCAACCTCTACGACGCCCTCCAGGTCGCCGCCACCGTGCGCGGACTCGGCGTCCTCGTCGTCTTCGACGGCCTCGTGCACGCCGCCCGCGGCACCGTCAAGACCAAGACGCTCGACTCCGACCCCTTCGCCGACCCGTCCGGCCGCCGGGTCGGGCGCCTCGGCTTCGGCCAGGTCGACGTCGAGCGCGAGCCCGAGCGCCCGGCGGCCCTGCCGCTGCCCGCGCCCGCCACCGCCGCGCCGCGCGTCGACATCGTCATGCACCACTCCGACGGCGACGCCGTCCTCTTCGACGCCTCCGTCGCCGCCGGCGCCCGCGGCATCGTCCTCGTCGGCACCGGCGCCGGCAACGCCACCCCCGAGATAGCCGAGGCGGTCGCCCGCGCCGTCGACCAGGGTGTCCACGTCGTCCTCTCCACCCGCGTCTCCTCCGGCACCGTCGCCGAGGTCTACACCGGCGGCGGCGCCGTCGACCTGGCCGCCGCGGGCGCGGTCCTCGCCGGCACCCTGCGCCCCGGCCAGGCCCGGATCGCCCTGCTCGCCGCCCTGCTCGCCGACACCGCGGGCCCGGAACGCCGCACTCACCTGCTGCGCGGCCTCCTGGAAGGCCCGGTCCGCGCGGAACCCGTGCTCGCCGCCACGCACTGA
- a CDS encoding helix-turn-helix domain-containing protein, giving the protein MGAECRGTYGSRHPDAVMERRGRLCGRITAGGITVHDILCAEDRTGFAAPGRAEAYTVVLTRSGGYLRRIAGEEFFADATGGYLTRPGDVHQVAHPAGPGDRSSEIRVGAALFADRFDGPPRSRRLTVTGATDVRHRELLAAARRGTDAFELADRLHRLLDAVAADAGHWRADTGARPATARAHARLVRDTCALLAGGAPALRLPLEELARGVGASPHHLSRVFRAVTGSSLTRYRNELRVRAVLHALEEGEDSLRALAHAYGFADQAHLTRLCRGQTGRPPGALRVLLRDRA; this is encoded by the coding sequence GTGGGCGCCGAGTGCCGGGGCACGTACGGGAGTCGGCACCCCGACGCGGTGATGGAGCGGCGCGGCCGGCTTTGCGGCCGGATCACGGCGGGCGGGATCACCGTGCACGACATCCTGTGCGCCGAGGACCGCACCGGCTTCGCCGCCCCCGGCCGGGCCGAGGCGTACACCGTGGTGCTGACCCGCTCCGGCGGCTATCTGCGGCGGATCGCGGGCGAGGAGTTCTTCGCGGACGCCACCGGCGGCTATCTGACCCGGCCCGGGGACGTGCACCAGGTCGCCCATCCCGCCGGGCCGGGCGACCGGTCCTCGGAGATCCGGGTCGGTGCCGCACTGTTCGCCGACCGCTTCGACGGCCCGCCGCGCTCCCGTCGGCTGACCGTCACCGGCGCCACCGACGTACGGCACCGGGAACTGCTCGCGGCGGCCCGGCGCGGCACCGACGCCTTCGAACTGGCCGACAGGCTGCATCGCTTGCTCGACGCGGTGGCGGCCGACGCCGGGCACTGGCGGGCCGACACCGGCGCCCGGCCCGCCACCGCCCGCGCCCACGCCCGGCTGGTCCGCGACACCTGCGCGCTGCTCGCGGGCGGCGCGCCCGCGCTCCGGCTTCCCCTGGAGGAGCTGGCCCGTGGCGTCGGGGCCTCCCCGCACCACCTCAGCCGGGTGTTCCGAGCCGTCACCGGCAGCAGCCTCACCCGCTACCGCAACGAGCTGCGGGTCCGCGCCGTGCTGCACGCCCTGGAGGAGGGCGAGGACAGCCTGCGCGCCCTCGCCCACGCGTACGGCTTCGCCGACCAGGCGCACCTCACCCGGCTGTGCCGGGGCCAGACGGGTCGGCCGCCCGGCGCCCTGCGGGTCCTTCTCCGCGACCGCGCATGA
- a CDS encoding endonuclease I family protein, with the protein MSVAQRGRWKTWAAISAALVGLTLPALTAAPAGATTNAYDSTYYKNAVGKTGTSLKSSLHTIISSDTRKISYDAVWNALKTTDQDPANSANVLLLYSGTSRSKALNGGDVGDWNREHVWAQSHGSFGTSAGPGTDLHHLRAADVQVNSIRGNKDFDNGGSAVSGAPGSYTDSNSFEPRDSDKGDVARMVLYMAVRYEGGDGFPDLEANDSTTNGSVPYLGRISVLKQWNEQDPPSAFEERRNDIIFNSYQGNRNPFIDHPEWVEAIW; encoded by the coding sequence ATGTCCGTCGCGCAGCGAGGCCGCTGGAAGACCTGGGCCGCGATATCCGCCGCCCTCGTCGGCCTCACCCTCCCCGCCCTCACCGCCGCCCCGGCCGGCGCCACGACGAACGCCTACGACAGCACGTACTACAAGAACGCGGTCGGCAAGACCGGCACGAGCCTCAAGTCCTCGCTGCACACCATCATCAGCAGCGACACCCGCAAGATCTCCTACGACGCGGTGTGGAACGCCCTGAAGACCACCGACCAGGACCCCGCCAACAGCGCCAACGTGCTGCTCCTCTACAGCGGCACCTCGCGCAGCAAGGCCCTCAACGGCGGCGACGTCGGCGACTGGAACCGCGAGCACGTGTGGGCGCAGTCGCACGGCTCCTTCGGCACCTCGGCCGGCCCCGGCACCGATCTGCACCACCTGCGGGCGGCCGACGTCCAGGTCAACAGCATCCGCGGCAACAAGGACTTCGACAACGGCGGCAGCGCGGTCAGCGGCGCCCCCGGCAGCTACACGGACAGCAACTCCTTCGAGCCGCGCGACTCCGACAAGGGCGACGTGGCCCGGATGGTCCTCTACATGGCCGTCCGGTACGAGGGCGGCGACGGCTTCCCCGACCTGGAGGCCAACGACTCCACCACCAACGGCAGCGTGCCCTACCTCGGCCGCATCTCGGTGCTCAAGCAGTGGAACGAGCAGGACCCGCCGAGCGCGTTCGAGGAGCGCCGCAACGACATCATCTTCAACTCCTACCAGGGCAACCGCAATCCGTTCATCGACCACCCGGAGTGGGTCGAGGCAATCTGGTAG